CGCTTCAATTTCTGGTCGATATTAGAGAAAAGCGTTCCGGTATCGGGCGCGGGGTTAGCCGCGGCCTTGGCGCGCTCCACGGCTTTCTCGTCGTAGGGGGCTTTCAATGCCGGGGCCGCCTCGGGTGGGGCCGGAAGCGCGCTCAGGGTTTTCCCTTTTTTCTCGAGCTTGCTGTCGATTGCGCCCAGGTCCGTGGTCACCTGCGGTTTCGCCTCAGGTTCTTTAGGCAAGTCGGCGCCCGGGGGCTTGGGATCGGAGCCCTGCTTCGCGTCGATTCCGCGCTGCTTCAGCGAGTCGTCGATGTTGCCGACCAATTGGGAACTTTTCGCCGATGCCGTCTTGGTCTCGGCGCCGGACTCCTGTTTTTTGCCGAACGGCCACAACGAGGAAAAAAAGCCGCCCGATTCTTTTTTGCCGGCGGCGTTGGCCTTGGCGGCCTGGTCTTTTTTCTCGTCGCCGCTCGAAGATGCCTGATCAGGCGAGACGATCTGAGTGGGCGGGGCGAATGGATTTATTTTGTCCACCATGCGGCCGACAAAGGTTTTTTCTTTTCCCGGCTTTTCGTCGACGACTTCTGTTTTTGCCACGAAGTTTTGCGGCAGCTTCACTTCGCCGGTCGGCGCTTTGTTTTCTGCTACGGCCGGTGCCGCCGCTCTTCCTTCCGGTTTGAGCAGGAGCGCCAGCGGGTCGCGTTTTTCCTGAGCCAGCTCTTTCAACTGGACCTGGGCGGTTTTGGCCAAGGGGTCGGTCGGGTAGTGCTCGACGAGCGCCTCATAGGCGAGAGACGCTTTTACGGTGTTCTTCTCCAGCCGGTAGCTTTCTCCCAGTTGATAGAGCGCCTTGGCCGCGGTGGGGGTATGCTTATAGAGGCGGAGAATCCCCTCGAGGCGATCCCGCGCGGCCGGATATTTCTTTTCTCCCATGTAGAACGACGCGATGTAAAATTCGTGCTCGGCGAGGTACTCGATGCACTTGGCCAGCTTTTCCCGCGACTTTGCCGCATAAGGAGACTGGGGGTAGTTATTGATGACCCTTTCGAAAAAACCCTTGGCGGCCTCGGTCATTTTTTGATCTCGGTCGATAGAAGAAAATTGGTCGAAGTGGGCCATGCCGGAAAGATACACGGCGTACGGAACGTTCTCATTGCTGGGATGCATCGCCTGAAATTCCTTCAGCGTCTCCACCGCCTCCGTGTATTGCTGGTTGAAATAATAGGCCTCGCCCAGCTTCAGCTCGGCTGACACGATTTCAGGAGCGAACGGATGCTCGGACCTCAGCTTCTGGAATCGATCGATCGCCAGAGCGTATCTTTTCTTGTTGAAAAACTCCGTGCCCTCTTTATACAGCGTTTCGGCGCTGGCGTTCGGTTGTGAACCCGGCGACGACCAGGGCATCGGTGGAAGAGGTGGAAGAGTCGGAAGCGAGGGCAGAGAAGCGGAAGAGCAACCGGCGCTCAGAGCCATGAGGGCTGAGATCAGATAGCGCGGCGCAAACTGCGTAAATGATTTTAAGGGATTTTGTCGGTTGCTTGGCGTGTGAAACATAAACGCCGTCATTTCGCCGGGGCCGCTTGGCCTCGGGGTATTAGTTAGGATGGGGCGAAAATTTTTACCCATCTTATAGATCGCTCGGTGTCGAGTCAAGCATGGAGCGATTGAATTCTTACCTCTGAAATGTAGACAGAACGACTTCAAGAATATTTATCGCGCCAAGCCGCCAAGGACGCAAAGAAAGAAATATTTTCTGTTTCTCCGAACTTGGCGCGCTTTGCGTCTTTGCGCGAGGCATCTTTTCTGCGATTCCGTAAGCCGAATGTAAGCAAAGATTTCAAATATGTTCGGCTAGTTTTCTCGTACCATTACTCGAAAGCTCGCCTGTGTCTTGTTCGAGCGCAGGACGAACGGCCAGACCGGCGGAAATATCAAATACGCGGTCGTCTCCAAAAAAGAGTAAACCAAGTCTCCGGGAGGCCCCTTGTCGTCGTGGATCGTGACCGTATATTCTCCCGGCGGGAGATCGGGCACCCGGAACTGCAGGATCTTATCCTCGATCCAAACCAATTCCTTATCAGGAACGTCTCTCCGCTCGGGTTTCAGCCCCAGAAGCTTGAGGCGGGGATAGTCCATAACTTGGCCGCCCATTTCCACCCTCGGCCAGCCTACAAGATACTCCATCGAGAGGCTTACCACGGTCCCGGGCGCGCCCTCGGTGGGCTCGATCTGGACGATTTTGGGCGCGCAGGCCGCCAGCCCCAGGCAGAAAATCAGGACAGCCGTCTGGATAGCCCTTAGGACGGGACCTCTCTCCCACGCTGATCGGTTTCGTGTATGATTGGGGTCCATTTCCGCATCCGGGGGACTATGTGCGCCACCCTACCCCAAATCGCTCCAAGGAGGCAACTTCGGTACCCCCAAAAAAAATTGGATTTTCCTCTTGACAGGAGGTTTTCGATTGGGGTACAAAGAGCAAAATTTGAGCTCACGCCTCTATGGCGAGAGCGCTATCGTCGGCATTGTTACGAAGAGGCAGAATCGGATCTTCGGGGTGCTAAGAATATCAGGAATGGAGGAGGCGACAATGAAGAAGGTATCTGGTTTGACCGCCCTCGGCTTCATGCTCGCGATTATTTTCGCAGCGGCGCTGCCGGCATGGGCTGAAAGTGTTGATCAAAGGATCAGCACGTTGGAAGCGGAGTTGGCCCGGCTAAAAGCCGAGCAGGTGGAGGTGAAGTCGGAGCAGATCGAGCTGAGGAAAAACGCGCTGGCCGCCGAAGGCGCTCTGCCGACGTTCACGTACCGGCCGGCCGCCGGTTTGCGCATCGAAGCGGCGGACAAGTCGTGGTCGATCCGTTTTGCCATGGAAGCCCATATGCGGATGCTCTTCGAGAGCGGGAGATCGCATGCCGGCCGGACCAACGGCGAGGTGCAAGGCCGCCGGTTCAGACCGCGGTGGAACTTCTGCGTCGTCAACTGCTTCTACGAGATCGAACTCGCTTACGACAACGACGGTTTCGGCGGTAACTCGGCAATTCAGCGCGGCGCAGTGTGGGTCCATTTAGAGCAGATCAGCCCCTGGCTGCCGACATTCTACCTCGGACTGGATATCCCGTCGTCAACGGGTGAGTTTCCCGATGGCGACGGCTTCACCGGCTGGCAAATGGAGAAACCGCTAATTCTGCGGGGGCTTCCCAATACCGGCTCGGCCAGCAACGGCTTCGGCTTTAACTGGGACGATAAGCCGCTCTCGTCGATCGGAATCCCCGGTAAGATCACCCGGATTAATTTCGCGGTGGCCGGCATCGCCGAGGCCGGGGAGGGAACGAGCACATTTTTAGACGCCGGGCATAACATGCTCTGGTATATCAATGTGGCCCCCTTCTCGGAGTTGAAGAGCAAGTGGCTGGAAGGTTTCGAATTTGAAATGGGATACTGGTTGTGTAAGATCGATCGTTTTGAAGCCGGCGGCAATGTCGGGGATGGTCAGAGCACGGTCTCGGAACCCGACCAGGATTGTGCAAGGCTGCGCCTGCGTGACAACGGCGACGGCGGCAGGACGACTCTGTTCGACACGGGTACGGGAGTTATTGGCCGCGGCCCGATGCACTATCTCTACCCCGGAGTTCAGTGGGAAATCGGTCCGTACACTCTGCGCGCTACAGGCCAGTTCGCGCGCTGGAAAAATGGTCAGGATACCGGCGCCGATACCCGCCCTGGACATACCAAGGCGAACGGCTTCAATATCGCGCATGACCTTTGGCTCTTTAGCCCCAAGGGCTGGTTGACCGGCTCGCCCACCACTCCTGGTTCGGTGCTGGTGGGAACTCGCTTCGAGCGTAGCACCGCCGATTGTAATTACGGCGGCGGGGGGCCTGGTCTTAATCCTGCGGTTGGTAAGACCGGTGGATGCACGAACCGGGGCTTTAATCGAATCATTGTGCTCGTCCGCGAGTGGGGTGTTTACTACTTCCTGATGAACCGGATGAGCGTGGGCATCAACTGGACCTGGTACGACGCGTCTAACATTCCCACTTTTAGCCTTGCCAATCTCGGGATACTAAATCATCCCACCACCGCCAGAGGCGGCAGTTGGGTCGACGTGGCCTTAAACTTCCGCGTCAGGTTCTAAGCCCATACGAAGCTAAACTGTAAAAAAGGGGAG
The nucleotide sequence above comes from Candidatus Binatia bacterium. Encoded proteins:
- a CDS encoding outer membrane protein assembly factor BamD produces the protein MGKNFRPILTNTPRPSGPGEMTAFMFHTPSNRQNPLKSFTQFAPRYLISALMALSAGCSSASLPSLPTLPPLPPMPWSSPGSQPNASAETLYKEGTEFFNKKRYALAIDRFQKLRSEHPFAPEIVSAELKLGEAYYFNQQYTEAVETLKEFQAMHPSNENVPYAVYLSGMAHFDQFSSIDRDQKMTEAAKGFFERVINNYPQSPYAAKSREKLAKCIEYLAEHEFYIASFYMGEKKYPAARDRLEGILRLYKHTPTAAKALYQLGESYRLEKNTVKASLAYEALVEHYPTDPLAKTAQVQLKELAQEKRDPLALLLKPEGRAAAPAVAENKAPTGEVKLPQNFVAKTEVVDEKPGKEKTFVGRMVDKINPFAPPTQIVSPDQASSSGDEKKDQAAKANAAGKKESGGFFSSLWPFGKKQESGAETKTASAKSSQLVGNIDDSLKQRGIDAKQGSDPKPPGADLPKEPEAKPQVTTDLGAIDSKLEKKGKTLSALPAPPEAAPALKAPYDEKAVERAKAAANPAPDTGTLFSNIDQKLKR